The following are encoded in a window of Caldicellulosiruptor danielii genomic DNA:
- a CDS encoding PhoH family protein encodes MEERLISTLNIEDTKELWNIFGEFDSKVRTLEELLNVNIVFRDNGIKIIGSSPENITKAEKTIKILHDMEKKKLDIDEHTIRYIVETLEDEEIRSLENDVIFITHRGKQVKPKTLGQKRYINAIMNNTIVFGIGPAGTGKTYLAMAMAIHYLKKKEVSKIILTRPAVEAGEKLGFLPGDLQTKVDPYLRPIYDALHDLIGTETYQRYMERGVIEVAPLAYMRGRTLDDAFIILDEAQNTTSEQMKMFLTRLGFGSKAVVTGDITQIDLPSGVESGLVQVTKILRDIEGIEFVFLTYQDVVRHQLVQKIINAYNRYEEKRKEKQKV; translated from the coding sequence TTGGAAGAAAGACTTATTTCAACTTTAAACATTGAAGACACCAAAGAACTTTGGAATATATTTGGTGAGTTTGATTCTAAGGTAAGGACGTTGGAAGAGCTTTTGAATGTAAATATTGTTTTTAGAGACAATGGTATAAAAATAATAGGCAGTAGTCCAGAAAATATAACCAAGGCTGAAAAGACAATAAAAATATTACATGACATGGAGAAGAAAAAATTAGATATTGATGAACATACCATCCGCTATATAGTAGAAACCTTAGAAGATGAAGAAATAAGAAGCTTAGAAAATGATGTTATCTTTATAACTCATAGAGGCAAACAGGTAAAACCTAAAACTCTTGGGCAAAAGCGATATATAAACGCAATTATGAACAATACAATTGTGTTTGGCATTGGACCTGCAGGTACAGGAAAGACTTATCTGGCTATGGCAATGGCTATTCATTACCTCAAAAAGAAAGAAGTAAGCAAGATTATTCTCACAAGACCGGCTGTTGAGGCAGGTGAAAAATTAGGATTTTTGCCTGGAGATTTGCAAACAAAGGTAGACCCATACTTGCGACCAATTTATGATGCACTGCATGACCTAATTGGCACAGAAACTTACCAGCGGTATATGGAAAGAGGAGTAATTGAGGTTGCACCGCTTGCATACATGCGCGGAAGGACATTAGATGATGCTTTTATAATCTTAGATGAGGCTCAAAACACAACTTCAGAACAGATGAAGATGTTTTTGACAAGGCTTGGTTTTGGTTCAAAGGCAGTGGTAACTGGTGATATTACTCAGATTGACTTGCCAAGTGGTGTTGAGTCGGGTCTTGTCCAGGTAACAAAAATACTGAGAGATATTGAAGGAATAGAATTTGTTTTTTTGACATATCAGGATGTTGTTCGTCATCAGCTGGTTCAGAAAATTATAAATGCTTACAACAGGTATGAAGAAAAAAGAAAGGAGAAACAAAAGGTATAG
- the ybeY gene encoding rRNA maturation RNase YbeY — MIEESVVNTIKVFLEEENFEISVLIVDNNFIKELNRNYRNVNKETDVLSFPIFEFKNGKLLEDIVIMEDEIPLGDIVISIEKAAQQAKEFGHSLEREVAYLTVHSVLHLLGFDHIEEDDRKVMREYEEQILQSMGLTR; from the coding sequence ATAATTGAAGAGTCGGTAGTAAATACCATTAAGGTTTTCTTGGAAGAAGAGAACTTTGAAATAAGCGTACTCATAGTTGACAACAACTTCATAAAGGAACTCAATAGAAATTATAGGAATGTCAATAAAGAAACAGATGTACTATCTTTTCCTATATTTGAATTCAAAAATGGGAAGCTTTTAGAAGATATAGTAATTATGGAGGATGAAATTCCGCTTGGTGACATTGTAATTTCAATCGAAAAGGCAGCACAGCAGGCGAAAGAATTTGGTCACTCATTGGAAAGAGAGGTTGCTTATTTGACTGTGCATTCTGTGTTGCATCTTTTGGGTTTTGATCACATAGAAGAAGATGATAGAAAAGTGATGAGAGAGTATGAAGAGCAAATTTTACAGAGTATGGGGTTGACAAGATGA
- the mtrB gene encoding trp RNA-binding attenuation protein MtrB, whose protein sequence is MENENVYEYKNGDYIVVKALENGVNVIGLTRGKDTKLHHTEKLDSGEVLLAQFTEVTSAIKVRGRAEIYTKFGLIVSESQNK, encoded by the coding sequence ATGGAAAATGAAAATGTATACGAATACAAAAATGGTGACTATATAGTAGTCAAGGCACTTGAAAACGGAGTAAATGTGATAGGGCTGACAAGAGGCAAGGACACAAAACTTCATCACACAGAAAAACTTGATAGTGGTGAAGTTTTACTTGCTCAATTTACTGAAGTTACGTCGGCAATTAAGGTAAGAGGTAGGGCAGAGATCTATACAAAATTTGGGCTTATTGTTTCAGAGTCCCAGAATAAATGA
- a CDS encoding sporulation protein YqfD — protein sequence MCSGRLVLKVEGENLNKFLNMLIFNKILLKLYSKQDNTIIIGVSTKDFKKVIKIAKRIKCRMNILEKNGIYFYLKELTLWKVIIVGVCVFILIVFNQFIFDIAISSHGSADMLLNEKIKEKLYQYNIKPFMLKNKIDEKILESKLLADLGDLMWVKVKKEGARLFVEYVKRETAEIENKKGRIFAASSGVIKKIILKSGNLLVKEGDTVVCGQLLVDNKVTSKDGIEYYEDANAQIEAITFYTIPAAFTIPLYQKEYISKATVPYIKVGNYEIKLKNIVTKNENCDKIKIKEYKLSPLAIWVGTYEIKRYKLKSFVPTLVQIKEKVKKECDQKFMALTKNKKIINVLSVRTHIKMIKKKGDIRIIECQRNYECLEEIGIKK from the coding sequence GTGTGCAGTGGAAGACTTGTTTTAAAAGTAGAAGGAGAGAATCTAAATAAATTTTTGAATATGCTTATTTTCAATAAGATTTTACTTAAATTGTATTCCAAACAGGACAATACTATTATTATAGGTGTCTCAACCAAAGATTTTAAAAAAGTAATAAAGATAGCAAAAAGAATAAAGTGCAGAATGAACATTTTAGAGAAAAATGGAATATATTTCTATTTAAAGGAGCTAACGTTATGGAAAGTAATTATAGTTGGAGTATGTGTTTTTATTTTAATAGTTTTTAATCAGTTTATTTTTGACATAGCTATTTCAAGCCATGGTTCTGCAGACATGTTGTTGAATGAAAAAATAAAAGAAAAACTTTACCAGTACAATATAAAGCCTTTTATGCTGAAAAATAAAATTGATGAAAAAATACTTGAAAGCAAACTTCTTGCTGATTTGGGTGATTTGATGTGGGTAAAGGTGAAAAAAGAAGGTGCTCGTCTGTTTGTGGAGTATGTAAAAAGAGAAACGGCAGAAATTGAGAACAAGAAAGGACGAATATTTGCAGCAAGTAGCGGAGTTATAAAAAAAATAATCTTAAAATCAGGAAATTTACTTGTCAAAGAAGGTGATACTGTAGTATGCGGACAGCTTCTTGTAGATAATAAAGTAACTTCCAAAGATGGAATTGAGTATTACGAAGATGCAAATGCCCAAATTGAGGCAATCACATTTTATACCATTCCTGCAGCTTTTACTATTCCTTTATATCAAAAAGAATACATTTCAAAAGCAACAGTTCCATACATAAAAGTTGGTAATTATGAAATTAAACTTAAAAATATAGTTACTAAGAACGAGAATTGTGATAAAATTAAAATAAAAGAGTATAAACTTTCACCTTTGGCTATTTGGGTGGGAACATATGAAATTAAAAGATACAAGCTGAAAAGTTTTGTACCTACGCTTGTTCAAATAAAAGAAAAGGTTAAAAAAGAATGTGACCAAAAGTTTATGGCACTTACGAAAAATAAAAAGATAATAAACGTTTTGTCAGTTCGCACACATATAAAAATGATAAAGAAAAAAGGTGACATAAGGATAATTGAATGCCAAAGAAATTATGAATGCTTAGAAGAGATTGGCATAAAAAAATAA
- a CDS encoding acyl-CoA thioesterase has protein sequence MIEIELIVRYAETDRMGVAHHSNYFVWFEAARTELIKKVGICYSQIENELGVYLPLISCSCDFKRACFYEDKIIVSASVNNLTPTRIKFYYEVKRDGVLCAIGFTEHAFVDKNFKPINLQKKNKDLFLNFEKLWAEDKL, from the coding sequence ATGATAGAAATAGAATTAATAGTCAGATATGCTGAAACAGATAGAATGGGTGTTGCACATCACTCAAATTATTTTGTGTGGTTTGAAGCAGCTCGTACAGAGCTTATAAAAAAGGTGGGTATCTGTTATTCGCAGATTGAAAATGAGCTTGGAGTGTATCTGCCACTTATAAGCTGTTCTTGCGATTTTAAGAGAGCTTGCTTTTACGAAGATAAGATAATCGTGAGTGCAAGCGTTAATAATTTAACGCCTACGAGAATAAAATTTTACTATGAAGTTAAAAGAGATGGGGTTTTATGTGCAATAGGTTTTACAGAACATGCCTTTGTTGATAAAAATTTTAAACCAATAAATCTGCAGAAAAAAAACAAGGATTTGTTTTTGAATTTTGAAAAGCTGTGGGCGGAAGACAAATTGTAA
- a CDS encoding DUF3048 domain-containing protein has product MKNKKGVYLKKILSLIIIATIIFSLSACGKKESKNEISKTSKTLETDKKEEKGNSQTQQFDYLCRFTGDAIYQKDEHQIIAVMINNEPGAIPQSSLNQAEYLYEALIEGGATRIMAIYHHTYPKKVGPIRSARPYFMQIAKSLNAYFVHCGGSPQAYRLFKQNFIPHIDAIYTGGGIFFRTSDRKAPHNLYSSMEKLTAFFDKKGYKMQRSYKTYPLTDKVSNKWNSENTKIKITFSGWYYVRYEYDAQKKVYKRFIKEKPHLDKETGTVLTAKNLVIIFAHYDTIKNDDKGRQEVDFSKGKGYVLQMGKTIPITYEFNMKNSFILKDENGQEIKLLKGNTWFEIVPQYGKVKIE; this is encoded by the coding sequence ATGAAAAACAAAAAAGGAGTTTATTTAAAAAAGATTTTATCGCTTATAATAATAGCAACGATAATTTTTTCTTTGTCAGCATGTGGCAAAAAGGAGAGTAAGAATGAAATCTCAAAAACAAGTAAAACATTGGAAACAGATAAAAAAGAAGAAAAAGGCAATAGTCAAACTCAGCAGTTTGACTATCTTTGCAGATTCACTGGAGATGCCATTTACCAAAAAGATGAACATCAAATAATAGCAGTTATGATTAATAATGAACCTGGTGCAATTCCTCAATCCTCGTTAAATCAGGCTGAGTACCTTTATGAAGCTTTGATTGAGGGTGGAGCAACACGAATTATGGCAATATATCACCATACATATCCTAAAAAAGTAGGTCCTATAAGAAGTGCAAGACCGTATTTTATGCAGATAGCAAAATCGCTTAATGCTTACTTTGTACATTGTGGCGGGAGTCCACAAGCTTACAGGCTTTTCAAACAGAATTTTATACCCCACATTGATGCTATATACACAGGTGGCGGAATTTTTTTCAGGACCTCAGATAGAAAAGCACCCCATAATCTCTATTCTTCTATGGAGAAGCTTACAGCTTTTTTTGATAAAAAGGGTTACAAAATGCAGAGATCTTATAAAACATATCCTTTAACAGATAAAGTTAGTAATAAATGGAATTCAGAAAACACAAAGATAAAAATTACTTTTTCAGGATGGTATTATGTTAGGTATGAATATGATGCTCAGAAAAAAGTTTACAAAAGGTTTATTAAAGAAAAACCTCATCTTGACAAAGAGACAGGTACTGTACTGACTGCAAAAAACTTAGTAATAATATTTGCTCACTATGATACAATAAAAAATGATGACAAAGGTAGACAGGAAGTGGATTTTTCAAAAGGGAAAGGGTATGTTCTGCAAATGGGAAAAACTATTCCAATCACTTATGAATTTAATATGAAAAATTCATTTATATTGAAAGATGAAAATGGACAAGAGATTAAGCTTTTAAAAGGAAACACATGGTTTGAGATTGTGCCACAGTATGGTAAGGTTAAGATTGAATGA
- a CDS encoding HD family phosphohydrolase, which yields MFKNFGRWHEKKKIYFYRFILFCSFFGTSLLLIALSKRKETPIIWDKIFRFFNPDIKYSKFRIAGDLSAAILLILILSLIMGVYFYLFEKKFLDSCRDMAATSAIIVLSLLLIKFLLPIPTYAVPAFVGVILISLLVDVRVSIIFNMVLSIVTLLIVGTDNLSFALHLFVTGSLCAIVSHSIHNRLQFLSHGFLASLISSLFVLSTELVFKINGAEVLTTLANSFIGTALSFIIAYGTLPVWEYLFDFTTPIRLMELSNPNHPLLKKLLLEAPGTYHHSLIVGNLAEIACEAVGGNYLLARIGAYYHDIGKLKRPFYFKENQILEEDPHNRITPTLSALIIISHTKDGVEIGKEYRLPRQVLDIIKQHHGTTKVAFFYGKALSQNQQVSEEKFRYDGPIPQSKEAAIVMLADSVEAAVRALSSPTPQLIEASIRNVIQEKLLDGQLNNSDLTFRELEVISESFIKVLTGVFHKRVSYNIYEDSSNKADEVIVRSENIHSKSAG from the coding sequence ATGTTTAAAAACTTTGGACGATGGCATGAAAAAAAGAAGATATATTTTTATCGATTTATTCTTTTTTGCTCTTTTTTTGGGACCTCGTTGCTATTGATAGCACTGTCTAAAAGAAAAGAAACACCTATAATTTGGGATAAAATCTTTCGATTTTTTAATCCTGATATAAAATATTCTAAATTTAGAATAGCCGGTGATTTGTCAGCTGCCATTTTATTAATTTTGATACTTTCTCTAATAATGGGAGTGTATTTTTATCTTTTTGAAAAAAAATTTTTAGACAGCTGCAGGGATATGGCAGCAACAAGCGCTATTATAGTTTTAAGTCTTCTGTTAATAAAGTTTCTTCTTCCCATACCAACATATGCTGTGCCGGCTTTTGTTGGAGTTATTTTGATTTCTCTTTTGGTTGACGTTAGAGTTTCAATTATTTTTAATATGGTACTCTCAATTGTAACCTTGCTAATTGTGGGGACGGATAACCTCAGTTTTGCTCTTCATCTTTTTGTTACAGGAAGTTTATGCGCAATTGTATCACATAGTATTCATAACAGACTACAATTTTTATCTCACGGTTTTTTGGCCAGTTTAATATCCTCGCTTTTTGTTTTATCAACTGAACTGGTATTTAAAATAAATGGAGCTGAGGTGTTAACCACTTTAGCAAATTCTTTTATTGGAACGGCGCTTTCGTTTATTATTGCGTATGGAACTCTACCTGTGTGGGAGTACTTGTTTGATTTTACAACCCCGATTAGACTTATGGAGCTTTCTAATCCCAACCATCCGCTGTTAAAAAAACTTTTACTTGAAGCTCCAGGTACTTACCATCACAGTTTAATAGTAGGAAATTTAGCTGAGATTGCATGTGAGGCAGTCGGCGGAAACTATCTTCTTGCACGCATAGGTGCTTATTATCACGACATAGGAAAATTAAAAAGACCTTTTTATTTTAAAGAAAACCAGATTCTTGAAGAAGACCCTCACAACAGGATAACTCCTACTCTTTCAGCTCTAATAATAATTTCACATACAAAAGATGGGGTGGAGATTGGGAAGGAATACAGGCTACCGAGACAAGTTCTTGATATTATAAAACAACATCATGGTACTACTAAGGTGGCATTTTTTTATGGAAAAGCGCTAAGTCAAAATCAGCAAGTGAGCGAAGAAAAGTTTAGGTATGATGGACCAATTCCTCAGAGTAAAGAAGCTGCAATTGTTATGTTGGCTGACTCTGTTGAAGCAGCTGTCAGGGCTCTTTCTTCTCCGACGCCTCAACTGATTGAGGCTTCTATAAGAAATGTTATACAAGAAAAGCTTCTGGATGGGCAGCTAAATAACAGCGATTTGACGTTTAGAGAGCTGGAGGTTATATCTGAAAGTTTCATCAAAGTTTTAACTGGTGTTTTTCACAAGAGGGTTAGTTATAACATATATGAAGATTCTTCAAACAAAGCAGATGAGGTGATAGTGAGAAGTGAAAATATTCATTCAAAATCAGCAGGATAA
- the rpsU gene encoding 30S ribosomal protein S21, with amino-acid sequence MSEVRVGENESLDSALRRFKKKCAEAGVLAELRKREHYESPSVRRKKKSEAARRRKRR; translated from the coding sequence ATGTCAGAAGTAAGAGTGGGTGAGAACGAATCACTCGATAGTGCCCTCAGAAGATTTAAAAAGAAATGTGCAGAAGCTGGGGTTTTAGCTGAGCTCAGAAAAAGAGAGCACTATGAAAGCCCAAGCGTCAGAAGAAAGAAAAAGTCAGAAGCTGCACGTAGGAGAAAGCGCAGATAA
- the pyk gene encoding pyruvate kinase, whose protein sequence is MRKTKIICTLGPATDSEEIIRKLVENGMDVARLNFSHGTHEEHKKKIDMVKKIREELDKPIPILLDTKGPEIRIGFFKDDKVELKEGQKFVLTVEEILGNEEIVSITYKELVEDVKQGDKILIDDGLIELIVEDKTEKNIICKVKNGGVLTNQKGVNVPGIPIRLPALTQKDKEDILFGIENDVDFIAASFIRKASDVVEIREFLNKNGGKDILIIAKIETQEGVANCDEIIRVADGIMVARGDLGVELPFEEVPLVQKMLIEKCYKAGKPVITATQMLESMIRNPRPTRAEVSDIANAIFDGTSAIMLSGETAMGKYPVESVATMAKIAERVENQIDYIKRFQSQVFDMPVNVTNAISHATCTTAHDLGAKAIITVTKSGNTARMVSKFRPACPIIATTPCEKVRRQLNLSWGVYPFLAEYKSSTDDIFDHAVEIAVKSKIVKNGDLVVITAGVPVGVSGTTNILKVHAVGHVLVEGRGWGSGKVTSRVCVVKNINELKQNFEDGDIIVTSQTNNEFIPYMKRASGIITEEGGQNSHAVIVGAALDIPVITDAKNALEILKTGIVVTIDTQKGIVFSGEQKTEE, encoded by the coding sequence TTGAGAAAAACAAAAATAATTTGTACATTGGGTCCAGCGACTGACTCAGAGGAGATAATAAGAAAGCTTGTTGAAAATGGAATGGATGTTGCGAGATTAAATTTTTCTCATGGTACTCATGAAGAGCATAAGAAAAAGATTGACATGGTAAAAAAAATAAGAGAAGAACTTGACAAGCCTATTCCCATTTTGCTTGATACCAAAGGGCCAGAAATAAGAATAGGCTTTTTTAAGGATGACAAAGTAGAACTAAAAGAGGGTCAGAAATTTGTGTTGACTGTAGAAGAAATCTTGGGAAATGAGGAGATTGTGAGTATAACTTATAAAGAACTTGTTGAGGATGTAAAACAAGGTGATAAAATCCTGATAGATGATGGACTTATTGAGCTTATTGTTGAGGACAAGACAGAAAAGAATATAATCTGCAAGGTAAAAAATGGAGGAGTTTTAACCAACCAGAAAGGGGTAAATGTTCCGGGTATACCCATAAGACTTCCTGCACTTACCCAGAAAGATAAAGAGGATATTCTGTTTGGAATAGAAAATGATGTAGATTTTATAGCAGCCTCATTTATAAGAAAGGCAAGTGACGTTGTTGAAATCAGAGAGTTTCTGAACAAAAATGGAGGAAAGGACATTTTAATAATTGCAAAGATAGAAACTCAAGAAGGTGTTGCCAACTGCGACGAAATAATAAGGGTTGCAGACGGAATTATGGTTGCAAGAGGAGATTTAGGGGTAGAACTTCCTTTTGAGGAAGTGCCCCTTGTTCAAAAAATGCTCATTGAAAAGTGCTACAAAGCAGGAAAGCCTGTCATAACAGCAACACAGATGCTTGAATCCATGATACGAAATCCAAGACCTACCAGGGCAGAGGTTAGCGATATTGCTAATGCCATATTTGATGGCACTTCTGCAATAATGCTCTCTGGCGAGACGGCAATGGGCAAATACCCCGTTGAAAGTGTTGCTACAATGGCAAAAATTGCAGAGAGAGTGGAAAATCAAATTGATTATATCAAGAGATTTCAGTCTCAGGTATTTGATATGCCTGTCAATGTCACAAATGCTATCTCGCATGCAACTTGTACAACCGCACATGACCTTGGCGCAAAGGCTATTATAACTGTGACGAAGTCAGGTAACACTGCAAGAATGGTGTCAAAATTCAGACCTGCTTGTCCGATTATTGCAACCACACCTTGTGAGAAGGTAAGAAGACAGTTGAATCTGTCATGGGGTGTGTATCCATTTTTGGCAGAGTACAAGAGTTCTACCGATGATATATTTGACCATGCTGTTGAGATAGCTGTGAAATCCAAGATTGTGAAAAATGGAGATTTGGTTGTCATTACTGCTGGAGTTCCTGTTGGTGTGAGTGGAACAACAAATATACTTAAAGTTCATGCTGTAGGACATGTTCTGGTTGAAGGGCGAGGTTGGGGAAGTGGAAAGGTGACAAGCAGGGTATGCGTTGTGAAAAATATTAATGAGCTCAAGCAGAATTTTGAAGATGGAGATATAATAGTTACAAGCCAAACAAATAATGAGTTTATACCTTACATGAAAAGGGCTTCGGGAATTATCACAGAAGAGGGTGGACAGAACTCTCATGCAGTAATTGTAGGTGCTGCACTTGATATCCCTGTAATCACAGATGCCAAAAATGCATTGGAGATATTAAAAACAGGGATTGTGGTTACAATTGATACTCAAAAAGGAATAGTATTTAGTGGAGAGCAGAAGACAGAAGAATAA
- the yqfC gene encoding sporulation protein YqfC, with the protein MSKKNLREFALLSQLPREVMTDQPRITLIADQEIVVENHKGLICYEDTFVKVNTNISPLAIEGDKLVIERMDSETIFIRGRIKSVKYFFDPAQGRSD; encoded by the coding sequence ATGTCAAAGAAAAATTTAAGAGAGTTTGCTTTGCTATCTCAGCTTCCCCGAGAAGTTATGACAGACCAGCCGAGAATTACTTTGATAGCTGACCAGGAGATTGTTGTTGAGAACCATAAAGGACTCATTTGTTATGAAGATACTTTTGTAAAAGTAAACACAAATATCTCTCCTCTTGCAATTGAGGGAGATAAACTTGTAATTGAAAGAATGGACAGCGAAACAATTTTTATAAGAGGAAGAATAAAGTCAGTAAAATATTTTTTCGATCCCGCACAAGGGAGAAGTGATTGA
- the pfkA gene encoding 6-phosphofructokinase, translated as MPEVRTIGVLTSGGDAPGMNAAIRAVVRTGIYYGFRVMGIRRGYNGLIEGDIFEMNLRSVSDIIQRGGTILLTARSPEFMTENGLKKAASMCKIFKIDALVVIGGDGSFRGARDLSKFGINVVGIPGTIDNDIACTDYTIGFDTALNTVQDAINKIRDTATSHERVSILEVMGRHAGYIALYSGIAGGAESIVIPEKGLDKDEIIRRIIDGKNKGKLHNLIILAEGIGGATELAKEIEEATGIETRATILGYIQRGGSPTAYDRVVASLMGAKAVEVIKEGKQNRIIAMKDGKIVDYDIDEALSMQKTIDEYMYNLATILSL; from the coding sequence ATGCCAGAAGTGAGAACTATTGGTGTCTTGACAAGTGGTGGAGATGCACCAGGAATGAACGCCGCTATACGTGCTGTTGTGAGAACTGGTATATACTATGGGTTTAGAGTAATGGGAATAAGACGCGGGTATAATGGGCTTATTGAAGGCGACATTTTTGAGATGAACTTAAGGTCTGTTTCAGATATAATCCAGCGTGGTGGAACAATACTTTTGACTGCAAGGTCTCCTGAGTTTATGACAGAAAATGGGCTCAAAAAAGCTGCTTCAATGTGCAAAATCTTTAAGATTGATGCTCTTGTTGTAATTGGCGGAGATGGGTCTTTCAGAGGAGCAAGAGACTTGAGTAAGTTTGGTATAAATGTTGTTGGAATTCCAGGAACCATCGATAATGATATTGCATGTACAGATTACACCATAGGGTTTGACACAGCATTGAATACTGTACAAGATGCAATAAACAAGATAAGAGACACAGCAACCTCTCATGAAAGAGTTAGCATCCTTGAAGTAATGGGACGGCATGCAGGGTATATTGCCCTTTATAGTGGTATTGCAGGTGGTGCTGAGTCAATTGTGATTCCCGAAAAAGGTCTTGACAAGGATGAGATAATCAGAAGAATAATTGACGGCAAAAACAAAGGAAAGCTTCATAACTTGATTATATTGGCTGAGGGAATTGGTGGAGCAACAGAGCTTGCAAAGGAGATTGAAGAAGCAACAGGAATAGAGACAAGAGCCACCATTCTTGGGTATATCCAGAGAGGTGGTTCACCAACTGCATATGACAGAGTGGTTGCAAGTTTGATGGGGGCAAAAGCTGTTGAGGTTATCAAGGAAGGTAAGCAGAACAGGATAATTGCAATGAAGGATGGTAAGATTGTTGATTATGATATTGACGAAGCACTTTCTATGCAAAAGACAATTGATGAATACATGTACAACTTAGCTACTATTCTTTCTTTATAA
- a CDS encoding GatB/YqeY domain-containing protein, whose translation MSLKDKLLEDYKTAMKEKDVVRKNVVGMVRAAILQFEKDNKVVLDDSGVLNVIAKEIKKRKDSLPEYIKSGRQDLIDELNREIEILNSYLPPMLSEEQIEQLVKETIEVIKPNGMKDMGKVMQEVMKRVSGRAEGKVVSEIVKKYLQQ comes from the coding sequence TTGAGTCTCAAAGATAAGCTCCTTGAAGATTATAAAACTGCTATGAAAGAAAAGGATGTTGTCAGAAAAAATGTTGTTGGTATGGTGAGAGCTGCTATATTGCAGTTTGAAAAGGACAACAAGGTGGTTCTTGACGACAGTGGAGTGTTGAATGTTATCGCAAAGGAGATTAAAAAGAGAAAAGACAGTTTACCTGAATATATAAAAAGTGGCAGACAGGATTTGATTGATGAGTTAAATAGAGAGATTGAAATTTTGAACTCTTACCTTCCCCCCATGCTTAGTGAAGAACAAATAGAGCAGCTTGTAAAGGAAACTATAGAAGTTATAAAACCTAATGGAATGAAAGATATGGGGAAGGTAATGCAAGAGGTTATGAAAAGGGTAAGTGGAAGAGCAGAAGGAAAGGTTGTTAGTGAGATTGTTAAAAAATATTTGCAACAGTAA
- a CDS encoding diacylglycerol kinase — MNKRRTLLESFDNAINGIIIAFKTQRNMKIHFIITFAILFLTILFKLNKIETILVLICIGLVITTELINTAIENAIDLIAKEFKPKAKIAKDVAAGAVLVSALMSLTIGYFLFYDKIKLPMELTLKHIRGISFHVVFLSLIIVAMVIIVVKAITNRTKFMQGGMPSGHTALAFAAATSILMLTNNLIIVSLALFLALLVLESRIEAKIHTVWETVVGAIIGVLVTLLIFKIK; from the coding sequence ATGAACAAAAGAAGGACCTTGCTGGAGAGCTTTGACAATGCAATAAACGGGATAATAATTGCATTTAAAACTCAGAGGAATATGAAGATTCATTTTATAATAACTTTTGCAATTCTTTTTTTGACTATTCTCTTCAAACTTAACAAGATTGAGACTATATTAGTACTAATTTGTATTGGTTTAGTTATCACAACAGAACTTATAAATACCGCAATAGAAAATGCTATAGACCTTATTGCGAAAGAGTTTAAACCAAAAGCAAAGATTGCAAAAGATGTGGCAGCAGGGGCTGTGTTGGTGTCTGCCTTGATGTCATTGACTATAGGGTATTTTCTTTTTTATGATAAAATAAAGTTGCCAATGGAGTTAACACTTAAACATATAAGAGGTATTTCTTTTCATGTAGTGTTTTTATCCCTAATAATTGTTGCAATGGTCATAATAGTTGTAAAAGCTATTACAAATAGAACAAAGTTCATGCAGGGCGGAATGCCAAGCGGTCATACTGCTTTGGCTTTTGCTGCGGCAACTTCTATTTTAATGCTCACAAACAACCTCATAATAGTATCGCTTGCTCTTTTTTTGGCTCTATTAGTACTTGAGAGCAGGATAGAGGCAAAGATTCATACAGTTTGGGAGACTGTTGTAGGCGCAATTATTGGAGTTCTTGTAACCCTTTTGATATTCAAGATAAAATGA